The Methanosarcina barkeri str. Wiesmoor DNA segment ACAGCCTTTGTATTTTCATGTTGTTTCCAGTTCTATGCAGCTTTTCATCCCTGGTTGCAATACCCCTCTGGCGGAGTTAATCTGGTCTGACTTTTTTGCTTGCAAAAGCTGCCTTCCTTCCGGGAATCTCGCAGGTTTATTATTTCTCCAAAACAGACAGCTGGTGCGTTCCGGAAAAATACGAAGGCACTATTGCTCACCTGATAAAATTGACTAAAATTCCGTCTGTAAACGATGTGTCACAGGTTTTTGAACAAGTCCAGTAGAACTTATATGCAAATTGGGTAATAATCCAATGGTGCAATTGTTTCAATTGCATTCCGATATATCATAAATTTCAACATGATAGGAGGAGGCACCTTGAAAATATCAGTTGTGGAAAACGATAAACAGGAAGCGAGTTCAATATTCGAACCAGGATTCATTGCAGTATATGAGGAAGACGGCGGGGAATGGAAAGTTCTGACCCGTTTTGAAAATCAAGTTTGCAACGCGAAAGGTATGGCTGCGGTACGCACATCTGTAGCGGATACAATAAAACAGCTTGGGGACGTAAAAGTAATTGTTGCAAGTGAAATCCCAGGGATAGCGTCCGGGACTTTTCAAGCAGCGAGTTTTGACATATTCCTTGTGGAAGGTAACGTACTGGATCTTCTTGATTCAATCAAAAAAGAAATGCTTGAAACAATTGAGGAGCGTCAGAAAGAACCGCCCAAATTTGACATCACGCAGTTTCTGGAATCCGGTGTGAATAAAGGTGATTTTTCGATAAATATAGAGGACATCATGTTTAAAAATCCGGATTTGACTTCAAAGAAAATTCTGATCCCCTATCTGAAAAATGGGGAATTTAACAGACTGGATGTTATTTGCAGCCATATTCCAAAGTGGTTTGTCACAAATTTAAGTGCTATGGGGTTTGAATATGAAATCGTGAATGATTTACCGAATAGAAAAACCGTTAGAGTAGTACGTAGTCAAACTCCTCCATCGAAATAAAGGCCACACCTTTATAGAGAGGTCAAAATATAGGTAAACCTTATTATCATTTAAGGAAAGTAATAATTAATGGACGGAAGGGGAGCAGAAAGAGGACCTCTGCAACTGGACATAGGCATAGTTGTATCAGGGCTTGGAGGAAACTCCAATCAGGAAAGGAATCAATTCAATGGACTCGTTTCCTTTTTTGGTGTTGATTTTGGGCTATATATAGGACCATCATATAATCCGTTTCGGACTATAGGACCAAGTATCGGCATCGGTGTGGTCATAGGGTCTAATGGTTTTCTAGCTGCAAAATTAGGCATCCATTTTAGAAGAGCATTCGGTTTAGCTATGCTGTTTCCTATAGTTCCTATTTATGGTGTTACTGGAGCAAGCTTTTTAGCTGCACTGCCTGTTTCAGAAGGAGCTAAAGCCGTAGCAACTATTCCTTTACTGTTAGTGCCAGCAGCATTTGTATATCAGGGAAATCTCAAAGAATTACATAGACACGGAACCGAAACTATAAAGAAATTGAGATCACATTTTCCAGGAAAAAATATTAATTCGTAAAATTAAACCTGAATCCATTAAATCGGAATCTCGGAATTTATTAAACCTGGATCTGTTAAACCTGGATCTAAAACTAACGCCTTTGAAGCTTTCTCAATTCCTATCATTAGAAATCTTCTCACTTTTCCAGGTGCTGCCTCTTTAGAAAGCTTCTGGAAATCACAAACTTGGTGATTAAGGTATTACCCTGAACAGAGCGAAGATCTCTATTGTTGCATTAAACTAGTTATCTTTCCAGGATATTAACCATACTTTACTGCACTATGTCAATCCTCTTCACAATTATATTAATATTTGATGGATACATTTGCTGGATACGGCTGTTGGATGTATAATATTTAAAAATCTGCCTGTAATAGTATATTAGAGGATGGGGAAAGGATATTTTGAGGTACAGGATACAGGGAACAGACAGGAAACAGGCTTCTGAGCCACGTAAACGGTTTGACTTCATAGCGGCAATTTGACTTGTGATTACTGAAAACTTTCAGGAGCCAAATTAGCCTATAATAACAGACCTTGAAGGCAGAGAGCCAAATTAGCCTATAATAACAGACCTTAAAGACAGAGAGCCAAATTAGCCTGTAATAACAGACCTTGAAGACAGTCAAGGATCTGGACTTAGTGGAATAAGATTAACGAATTAAACAGGAGGATACTATGGACAGCACGACGGAAGTTCAGCCGCCTGTGCCGGTGGTCCGACGGAATGAATGGTTAAAAGTTCTAACCACAGCAGTAGTCTTCTACATTCTCTTACTGGTGGCCTTGCTGCTGACGAAGAACTCAAACCTTTTTCCAACCCTGGCAATGGTCGGCAGCTTTATGGTCCCTGTCGCTTATGTAGCTTTCATATACGAGCGCAGGCACCTCAGCCGTCTGACAATGCCAACGGTCTCCCTGGCTTTTATATATGGAGGGCTGCTGGGTATCATTGCTGCTGCTCTTCTAGAGCCATTTTTTATCAATCAGCTAGATCTGAGGGCAATTTTAAGAATAGGATTTATCGAAGAGTTTGCTAAAATCCTGGGAGTGCTGGTGATTGCACGCCGCAGACGGCACGATTCGGAAATGGACGGATTGATTCTGGGTGCGGCAGCAGGAATGGGATTTGCAGCCCTGGAAAGTAACGGTTACGCCTTTACGGCTCTCCTGGAAAGTCATGGGAGCATTTCGGCAACAGTGGAAGTGACCTTAATCCGCGGTCTGCTTGCTCCGCTGGGACATGGCACCTGGACCGCTATTTTAGCCAGTGTACTATTCCGAGAAAGCAAGAAGTGTAACTTCCGCGTTAACTGGCATGTAATTAATGCTTATCTGCTCGTTTCCATTCTACATGCAATGTGGGACGGGCTGCCCCTGGTAGTTTCTTCTATCTTTGGCCAGGGCTTAGGCGTGTTAATTGCTTGGGGTGCGATTGGTGCTGTTGGATTGTTTATCCTCTGGATACGCTGGCAAGAAGCAGTCAGGTTACAAATGGTTTCGCCGTCAGAAATTGAGGAAACATGTATCTAAAAAGAAGACTACGTGTAACCTCACACCCAAACTGATGTAAGTTTGAGTGAACTTTGGGACACAGAAAAGCGTTAAGTGGAGCATGAGGTGATCAATTGACAACTTAAGGTATTGACAAAAAAGCAATTATTGGCGTGATAGGCCTTGGGATCATGGGAAGTTCTTTTGCTTCGAACTTTCTATCACGAGGCTTACAATGTTCACGTATATAACAGGACTAAGGAAAAAGCTCAGCTACTTGTCGAAAAAGGCGCCGTTTTCCATTCTACGCCACAGGAGTTAGCTTCAGTAGCAGAGATTATTATGACCTGACTGATGAAGTTGCCGTTGACAGTGTAGCTTTTGGAAAAATATTTCTTGTGCATCGAAAAAACCTCTTTTTAAGTATCATTCATTATGATGAGTAATTTCTATTTGCTCTTTTTCCAGATAAGTTTCAGGATCAGAAACAGACTTTTTACAGGTTTTTTTGCTTCCAGAGGATTTGATGCAACCCATATGTAAAATTCGGTATTTTCGAACCCTGCTTTTAAATATGGAATTATTATATCCACCAGATCCTGTCTTGTATTCTGACTTTGACAGTATTTACTAATTGTTACTGAAATGCTGATTTCGTTCTTCAATGAATGGAATATTTCTCAATAGAATCCTTTTTTCCTGTATGTTATCAACGCATCCTCAAGTGTCAAATCCCTGTTTGATTTCAGGCAGAAAAATCCTTCTCTTCCATCAATTTCTCTTCCATTAATTTCTCTTCCATTAATTAGTGAAGCTTTCAGGAGTTCTATAGCTTTCTCGTCACTAAGCTCTTCTAGCTTAGTTCTAAAAGAGTAATCAATCTCAATCAACTCATTATTTACTCTGAATTTCTAAGGAAACCTTTTGTTGTTTATGACAGTTTTCTGAATCTCTTTTGCTTCCTGTAATTTCTTCATAACAGCTCTTGATTTTGCTTCTAGCTGTTTTTTCTGTAGAGACTCAGAGAAATAAAAGTACTTAATACTAATTCATTGGTCATCGGTTAAGGATTCATTTCCTTCTCATGTTACTCTTTTTGAATCAAGTTCTTTCATTTTTTACTCAAACCATTCATTTTTCTCAGTATTTTTCTCAGTATTTTTTTCAGTATTATTTAAGTAGATGCTACTACTTATTATTTCTAGGAACGGGAACGTATTCTCATAACTGTATTAACCAACCCAAGTATATACACCACCACACCCGTTCCGAAAAACGGTTTTCATCGTCACCTGGTATCAAACTCACCGGGTATCAAACTGCGTTTCATACTTTCAAAAAAAGGCAAGTTAGTGAACCACATTGGGCAGACTCTATATATATTGTAAACTCAAATAGTGGAAAATTGTTATCATGCCCTTATTTCGGAGGTTAATTTATCCATTTTAATATGACATCAGCATTACGAGCAGGTGCTTTAAGGTTCTGCTTTGCCGGGTATCCAAAGATCAGCGGTGCGATAAGCTTATGACCTTCTGGCACTTCGACCTCCTTCAGGAATTCCATATCGTAACCCAAACCTTCTGCAAGGCCTATCCAGCAGCTACCGATTCCTAAAGATCGGGCTGCAAGCATCATATTCTCAGCGGCTAGAGCACAGTCATGCTCATTGATAACATTGGGGGACGCAAACACTAAAATGAGAACAGGCGCTCCATAGAAGATTCGAGTTGCCGGTTTAGATAAATATTGCACAAATCTTACCAGATCTGGGTTTTCGGTATCTTTGTATGCAGCAAGGAAAGCTTTCTTAGCACGGTCATCATATTTCTCGATGAGCTGTTTATTTTTTATGACCACAAACCGCCATGGCTGCTTATTCACGGCTGTGGGGGCATATGTTCCCGCTCTTATAATCTCTTTGATTATTTCGTCGGAAACATCTTTATCAGAAAAATTGCGCACAGATCGGCGCTGGTAAATATTGTCTAACACGGCATTTGAAATCTTTTCTCCGATACTTGTGATATTGTCAGTCAAGAACTCACCATTAATAGAATAAAGAGAGAATCTATTTAATTGCTATCTCATATTGAGAAACAATGCTTACCGGAAAGAGTCTAAGAAAAAAGTAAAAAAGTTGAAAAAATAGTAAAATCGAATTTTGTAAACTATTCTTCGAGCCGATTCCAAAACTTCATTTAATCTAATTATTGCTGCTATCATTACAACTCCTAAATATAATGTCCCTTTAATTTCAGATCTTGAAAATACTTACTTGCACGACTTTATCCAACTAACGAGCCTTTCTACTATGCTTTTCTTTTTGTATTCTCCCTTATCAACCTTTATTGGTCTTTTTCTCTTCTTTTTCTTCCTATTTATTTTATTTACTGGTATATTCGTATTATAGCAACCGGTAAAACGGATATCTAGCAAAATTTTCCCTGATAAAGTCCTCACTTAATTAAATAATAAAAATGTAGCTATTCAGGAACCTTAAAATGAGTTAATTGATATCGATTTAGGCCTATAAGATCTATACAATTATAGATTTGTAGCAAAAATAAAAACGATATTAAGTAGTATCATTTACAAAATTTAATTAAATATATTGTACATAGCAAATCATATAAATTGGGATTCTTGATATTGATTATGGATAGCTGAATAGTTGCCAAAAAATTTCTGTATTCACGTAAAATTCTTGACAACTGTTCTTTTTGTTCTATGATAATGCCTTACATACAAGATACTTAGCGCAGGCATTAACAGGAAGAGTCCCATTAATCTTATGTTTGAGATTATCTCAGACCAGAAAAATTGAATCATAAGCTCATCGATCAATCCCAGCTTCATCTTAACCGTCTGCACGATTACCGGAATAGCAACACAAAGGAGTGGTAATAAAGCGATTAGTTTCATCTCTTTTGTGATCTTTGTCCTGTCATAATCTATTGAAGGCAATAAGTAAATGAGCAAACTGATCGGAAAAATGATAATGTAGGCTGTAAATTGAGGCAACTGGTTGTACGGAAAACCCATGTAGAATATTTTATTAGTTGTAGGGTAGATTGCAGTTTCCGCTAGTCTCTGAATTGGAAGCAGCAAGGCATAAACCAACGAAATGAGATTCATAGATCATAAATTTAGTATATCCAAACACAACTACCATAGTTTGATACACAGCGGCGATTAGAAAAGGTATGCAGCACAAAACCTTTCTAACATCCCTCCTGCTCTGAACAATATTCTGTCCAATAGAGACTAAGGGTACAAAAAATAGAACAAACATTCCTAGTGTTATCACCAAGGCGACTATGTCTAGACCAAAGGTAATTCCTGTCCCTATCGATATGCCCAATGTCAAAACAAAAATAGCAAGCCATATATGTTGCAGAATGAAAAGAAGAGCCTCTAAAGGCATCTTCTTCTTAACTTTTAAAATTAAATGGCTGATAAAATCCACTTAGGTCACCATTTGCTTTTGATCTATAGTAATATTTAATCCACTAGTTAATCCACTTCTCACGATTTTTGTAATTGTATGTATAATTTACTTATTATCAATCGTCTTTTTTTGAATCTAACACATACAGGAAAAAATAGTAGTAAAAAAAGGATGCCTTTAAAGGCATCTTCTTAAACATAAACACGATTTCAGATTATGTCAACCTTACATGATATAATCATACAGTCCATGGTTATATTTTGCAGTCTGTCGGACACACTGGGCAGTATAGTATGCCACATAAATATCTGTATCAAATGTCTGAGGATTATTATTTATTTTATCCCAAATATAATCAAAATACTGAGCACTAAAATCAGCGTTATCTTTAGTTGCCTGTTCTGGATCAGTCACAGTAATAGCTCGAGTATTGCTACTGACATACTCACCAAACTCATAAGTAGAGCCAGTATTCCACTCATCACAGATATAACCTTCATACAAATCATGATTATTACTGTTGAACAGATTATCCAAGAAATTCCCAATCTGATCAACTGCTCCAGATGAATGGAACGGATTGCCAGTATCCGACAAATAGTGACTGGCAAGTCCAAAATCGTGATGTGCATCAGCCATAAGTCCATTAGCAACCCAGATTTGCGCAGTACCTGCAAAACCGTCACATCTACCTGGTGCACCTCCTATATTCCAATCAGCATCCCAGTAATGATTATAGTACCTATATAACGGAAGCTCAAAGCCATCATCGTCTGGGTCGTCAGCTGCACTGCTAGCATAATTTCTATAGGCAGACCCGTCACAAGCATAATAAGCAAAATCTGGATGATTATCGGTTGCCCACTTTATCCCAACAACTGAATGTTCCCTTAAAGCCTCTTCTTCAATCATTGGACCTAACTCACTCATGAAAGCATAGTCGTCCTTTGTGATCTGATCCGGATACCTACCCCATATGTCTTGAAGTCCAGCTTTATACCTCTTTTTCTCCTTCTTAGAAACATCGAAATTATCAATATATGTCATTTTAATGGCTTGACTTTCAGGATCAGTAGCAGCAAAAGCAAGTCCTCTAAATGGCATACATTTAACTACATCCGGTAAAGAAGCCTGAAGTGCCAAGTAATCCGCAACTTTCTGCATTCCTTTTTCACCTATCTTAGCCTCCAAAGCTTCTATCTTTAACTGAGCAGCATCTTCAACTTGGATGGTTTGCTGTTTTTCGGTCGAAGCCATTGCTGATGGCATCAACATTATACCAACCATCAACATTGTTAAAACAATCATGCCTGTTCCAATTTTATTACGCTTCATGTTTTCACTCCGAAGTTATTTTCCCCTAGGAGGCAGAATCAGGCAAGCTTAAATATATGCAAAGCTAACTGGTAACCGCCTCTATGGCATCTGTTATGGAGTTCGTGTGAACCTGGAAAGTGCAGTTGAACTCCATAAACTACTTTTTATTAATTTGTTATAAATTTATGGGGTAAAGTATGAAATTATTCCATTCTCATATTATTTTGAATTAAAAAATTCTCTTTAATCTTTGATTGTTCGAGAGTCTATACAGAAAAAATATATAGGATGTAATGCCCCAACTCAGATTCAAAGATATATATAAAAAACAATATATGTAATCATAAATTCATCCATGTCTATGTTTAATCTAATTTATATTAAATATAGGCAGAAACTTCAAAAAATCATAATTTATGGTTTTGAGGACTTTTGTTTTAGTCCTTGAAAATCATGCTGGCATTTCTCTTTAGTATCGAGAAAGTCTTTGTTTTTCCTATATACAAGCTTTCTCAATGTATACATTGAAAAAGCCCAATCTTTCTCTTTTATATTTCTTATGCGGCCCGCAAATTAAATATACTCACTGAATATCTTAAGTACTTTATAATCAATTAATCAATAATGCAATAGCGCTTTTGTCATGAGCATCTGAATTTTTGCATATATTGACAAGCGGGTTAAAAATCTGCTCATCCCCCAAATTAGCGGTATCTTTCGTTTTCTCATTCTACAGGAGAGAGAAAATGAATCATTTTTTCTCTCTTCCTATAATTACGCTTTTGTCAGGCTCGCCGGTTTTTTACTCTTTCTTTGCTCGTAAGTTCTTCCTGCTAATTTTTCCTCTTTTCTCTTTTTCCTGACCCAGACTTTTTTTTATTATCTCGCTTGTTGGCTTTTTTCTTGTCCACACACTTCGCTTCACTTTTGGCTTATCTTCTTCCATTCTTTCTTCATCTTCATCAAGGGTTATTCCGAGCTTGGAATTTACGGAAGCCAAGGCTTTTCTAGCCTCGATATTGTCTGGATCTATCCGAAGGGCTCTTTCAAGAGCTCCGAGAGCTTCTCCATTTTTATCCAGGCTGGAAAAGGCCATACCTTTGCAGTACCAGGCGTCGGAAGAATCAGGCTTGATTGAAATCGCTTTACTGCAGGCTGCAATAGCTCTTTTGAATTTGCCGAGTTTGAGGTGGATAAGGCCTTTCCCTATCCAGTTCTTTGCATTATCAGGGTTTATTTTGAGAGCAGCGTCATAAGCTATCATGGCTTCCACGGGTCTGTCCAGGCTGTAGAGAGCAAAGCCTTTACCCACCAGGACTCTTGCAAGGTTCGGGTTAAGCTTAAGTGCAGCGTCATAGGCTTCTATAGCTTCTTCATATCGGCCCAGATCCGCAAGCACAGAACCTTTTGAGTGCCAGGCTCCTCCAAGCTTCGGATTTGATGAAAGGGCTTTTTCAGAGTCCCCTAGGGCTTTTTCGTGTTGCTTCAGCCTGCAAAGTACTGAAGTTTTGAGATTCCAGGCTTTATCGCTATCAGGTTTTATTTCAAGCAACCTGTCAAAAGCCTGTAACGCGTCTCCTTCCCTGTTGAGTTGCAGGAGCACAAAACCTTTTTCGTAAAGGTAGTGAGGGTTTTCAGGCTCGATTTCAAGGGCCTTTTTAATTGCCTTTAGGGAGTCACTGTACTTTCTGTGCTTTAGAAACACTGCTGCTTTGCCAGCCCAGGCTGCAGAATCCTCCGGGTTTTTCTCAAGGGCCTTTTCGTGTGCTGCAAGGGCTTTATTCAGGCGGTCATAGGCTGTCTCAGTGACTTTATCGGTTCTGCCTGTTCTCTTGCCTGTTTTGCCTGCTCCTTTGCCTGTTCCACCTGTTCCCTTGCCTTTTCCTCCTTTTCTGCCACTTTTACTTGTTTTGCCTGTCCCATCTGTTTTGTCTGTCTTGTTTGTCCTACCTGGTTTTCCTGTTCGTCCGCTTCTAGTTTTTTTAAAATCGTTTGCCATAATATCAGTTCCATGTGATTCGGTTTAGAATGATTATTCTTTGCAAAGAGAGTTCGGTACACACCCCAACTTCCCGGATAGGTGGTAGATTTTCCGGGAAATTTTATTTCAAACTCCATTCTCTTATTTCAATCTGATCCTGTTATATTTTAAGTTCAAGGTACTGGATTAAGGTTCTGGACTGTTTTACAGAAAGGAAGAACTCGCCCTTGAGTGCAAATTTATCTATTCATATCTTTTTTATTTAAATGGCGTTCATTATAATAAGATACTTGTCAACAGGGTAGTTATTATAAAGATAAACGTATGAATATACCGAGTACCTAGACACAGAAAAAGTGAATTGTGACTCGATAGAACAGGCCAGTAAAGCTATTTTGTAGATTTACAAAAACTATTACTTTACTTTATATGTCATAATCTCAAATAATCTATTTAAATGCCCCACAATCTTTTCTCCCTCTTCTCTCAACCTTTAAAACCTCCTCTTTTCGAACCCGGTGAGCCTCGTTTCTGGGACGACCCACACATCTCGAAAAGTATGCTCGAAGCCCACCTTAACCAAACCCATGACGGAGCTAGCCGAAGAAATGCTGAGATCGAAAAAACAATCCGCCACCTAATAACCTCAGGATTCCTGAAAACCGGAGACCAGGTACTTGATCTTGGCTGCGGGCCAGGACTGTACAGCAGCAAGCTATGTTTTGAAGGCATGAAAGTAACCGGCATCGACCTTTCCAGAAGGTCTATAGACTATGCGCGGGCTCAGGCTGAAAGAGATGGGCAGAATATCGATTATATCTATACAGACTTTTTCAATATCGATTATAAAGAGACTTTTGATGCCGTTCTTCAGGTCTATGGGGAAATCTGTACCTTTTCCGACGAAAAACGTGACCTGCTCCTGAACCTTGTTCATAGGGCACTTAAAGACAACGGAATTTTCATCTTTGACGTGTCCACTAGAGAGCTACGCATGCGGGAAGGACTCAAAAACAGGTGGTATTTCTCTGAAGGTGGGTTCTGGAGACCGGGAAAGCATCTTGTGCTGGAAGAAGGATTTGATTATCCGGAAAATGATACCTGGCTAAATCAGTATATAATAGTGGATGAAGATGGGACTGTAAAGGTTTACAGGCTATGGCTGCATGACTATTCCTTTGAAACTATAAGTCAGACTCTTGAAAATAATGGGTTTAGAGTTGAAAAGGCATGGAACAATCTCTCAGGAGAGCTATACCAGAAAGGCGGGGACTGGATAGCGATAGCTGCAAAGAAAGTATAGACGAATATGGAGAAGCATGCAGATATAAGCAAAGATAGTTATAAGCAAAGATAGCTATTGAGCAGGAAAATTGAGAAAATTAAAAAATGTTGAACTGCTTGAAATAGAGTAACACCCAAATAGCTCTTTTTGAAAATGCATAAAGATTACCCCTTTCCACCTGTATAAATTCTATATATTATTAATCTGTATAAAAGAGGGTTCCAGTGGGCTGAAGTAAAATTTTTATCATTACAATTGAATACGCAAAAAAATTTGCAGGAACGGATAAGGCTCATGCTGTGCTAGAAGTTTTCCATCTGACAGGCAGCTCACTTTCCGCAGTAAATTTTCGTAAATTCATATTTTTACTGCTAGCGATTTTCAATCAAATGTAGATTTATTGGACTTTTTTTCTTTCAATAACTCCTCAGGCATTTTATTGGCAAAATTGACAAGTTTTTTCAATGATTATAAGTACATTATTTTATTGGCAAAATCGGGAAATTCTTTCAATGATTATGAGTACGATATTTTAGTTTTACTTTTTGCATTTATCCCACTTTCCGCAGTAAATTTTCGTAAATTCATATTTTTACTGCTAGCGATTTTCAATCAAATGTAGATTTATTGGACTTTTATGCAGTAGGTAAAAGCAACGATGTGGTGTATTTAGAGACCAAAAAAGATATCATTCAATTTTTCACCAAATACCATTAAAAATCCAAATTATTTACTCTGTTCCAAAAACGCTATCATGAAAAATATTGATTTTCAAAAAAATACTGCGGAATGTAGGGGCAGGATTTTTGACCCGATAATTCAGTCCACAATTGACGAGATGAGAAGGATAAAGCCCGATTATGATGTACCCATGCACTTTACGGGCTGGAAAAACATAAACCGGTTTGCCATAAATAGGTTTGCAGAAGCAATGCCAGAACAATTCCTGCTCAATGCGGTCGACACAACTTATGTATTTAATGGAAATTAACAGAATCCCTTAGTAGTAGGCATTTTAATTTGAGGACTTGAGTACACAAATATTATCCTTTTAACAAATTTTAATATCCCTTTAACATAGCCATAAAAATCACAATTACCATACATGCGAAAGAAAAGGCAAGCATAAAGATTGCCTTTTTCTGTTCTTTTTCTTGTTCTCTGGATAGTTGATCTGGCACTCCTTTTATATACAGCACAAAAATTAATGGCACTAAGACTGATTCTATCCAGAAGAAATACTTAACGTCTTCATAAGATGTCATCCCAGTCATGATCAATAAGATTTGTGTAATTATAAGCCATATTAGAACAATATAAGTTTTGAGAATAGTCCTTTTATTTAAAGAAAGAAATTTGGAATTATTTTTATTAAATTGAATATTAGTTTTAGAATCTGTCAATTGTACAACACCCGTATTTATTAAGAAAATAATGTTTAAAAATTTTTTTATCTAAGTTCCAAGCATTATTCTTAAGTCCACAGTTTCTATTGGACAGTCTCAACTAAATACTTTAATCAATCAACAATATTGACATGGAATCATGCTGAACTTTTATAGGAAATACTATTAGCATTTAAGATTCTGAGGTTGTTTTCTTTATATTGATTCCAACGGTATATTTTGGACTTTTTCCAGATTTGAATTAAGGAAGATCCCTTTTTCTACATTGTATTTTTCGCACAGCCTGCGCAGGCAACCTGAACTTGACAGGCAGAGCATACCTATAATCGTTGAACATCTCCAGAAA contains these protein-coding regions:
- a CDS encoding NAD(P)-binding domain-containing protein, with the translated sequence MLRTFYHEAYNVHVYNRTKEKAQLLVEKGAVFHSTPQELASVAEIIMT
- the anfO gene encoding Fe-only nitrogenase accessory protein AnfO; this encodes MKISVVENDKQEASSIFEPGFIAVYEEDGGEWKVLTRFENQVCNAKGMAAVRTSVADTIKQLGDVKVIVASEIPGIASGTFQAASFDIFLVEGNVLDLLDSIKKEMLETIEERQKEPPKFDITQFLESGVNKGDFSINIEDIMFKNPDLTSKKILIPYLKNGEFNRLDVICSHIPKWFVTNLSAMGFEYEIVNDLPNRKTVRVVRSQTPPSK
- a CDS encoding nitroreductase → MTDNITSIGEKISNAVLDNIYQRRSVRNFSDKDVSDEIIKEIIRAGTYAPTAVNKQPWRFVVIKNKQLIEKYDDRAKKAFLAAYKDTENPDLVRFVQYLSKPATRIFYGAPVLILVFASPNVINEHDCALAAENMMLAARSLGIGSCWIGLAEGLGYDMEFLKEVEVPEGHKLIAPLIFGYPAKQNLKAPARNADVILKWIN
- a CDS encoding class I SAM-dependent methyltransferase: MPHNLFSLFSQPLKPPLFEPGEPRFWDDPHISKSMLEAHLNQTHDGASRRNAEIEKTIRHLITSGFLKTGDQVLDLGCGPGLYSSKLCFEGMKVTGIDLSRRSIDYARAQAERDGQNIDYIYTDFFNIDYKETFDAVLQVYGEICTFSDEKRDLLLNLVHRALKDNGIFIFDVSTRELRMREGLKNRWYFSEGGFWRPGKHLVLEEGFDYPENDTWLNQYIIVDEDGTVKVYRLWLHDYSFETISQTLENNGFRVEKAWNNLSGELYQKGGDWIAIAAKKV
- a CDS encoding PrsW family intramembrane metalloprotease, which produces MPVVRRNEWLKVLTTAVVFYILLLVALLLTKNSNLFPTLAMVGSFMVPVAYVAFIYERRHLSRLTMPTVSLAFIYGGLLGIIAAALLEPFFINQLDLRAILRIGFIEEFAKILGVLVIARRRRHDSEMDGLILGAAAGMGFAALESNGYAFTALLESHGSISATVEVTLIRGLLAPLGHGTWTAILASVLFRESKKCNFRVNWHVINAYLLVSILHAMWDGLPLVVSSIFGQGLGVLIAWGAIGAVGLFILWIRWQEAVRLQMVSPSEIEETCI
- a CDS encoding tetratricopeptide repeat protein; translation: MANDFKKTRSGRTGKPGRTNKTDKTDGTGKTSKSGRKGGKGKGTGGTGKGAGKTGKRTGRTDKVTETAYDRLNKALAAHEKALEKNPEDSAAWAGKAAVFLKHRKYSDSLKAIKKALEIEPENPHYLYEKGFVLLQLNREGDALQAFDRLLEIKPDSDKAWNLKTSVLCRLKQHEKALGDSEKALSSNPKLGGAWHSKGSVLADLGRYEEAIEAYDAALKLNPNLARVLVGKGFALYSLDRPVEAMIAYDAALKINPDNAKNWIGKGLIHLKLGKFKRAIAACSKAISIKPDSSDAWYCKGMAFSSLDKNGEALGALERALRIDPDNIEARKALASVNSKLGITLDEDEERMEEDKPKVKRSVWTRKKPTSEIIKKSLGQEKEKRGKISRKNLRAKKE
- a CDS encoding NAD(P)-binding domain-containing protein, with the translated sequence MDKKAIIGVIGLGIMGSSFASNFLSRGLQCSRI
- a CDS encoding dihydropteroate synthase yields the protein MKNIDFQKNTAECRGRIFDPIIQSTIDEMRRIKPDYDVPMHFTGWKNINRFAINRFAEAMPEQFLLNAVDTTYVFNGN